A single window of Achromobacter xylosoxidans DNA harbors:
- a CDS encoding LysR substrate-binding domain-containing protein, with protein sequence MRLHSPSMSELHAFMTAARLGSFTLAAETLCVTQGAVSRAIARLEAHFGQPLMRRNAHGLTLTETGRKLYEGGQAPLQAIEALSAELRADDRRLRLTLSSVPTLASAWLVPRLPDFHRRHPDIQLGFAAYRRNEDFSGATPDASILSGETGQWPGWQADYVIGREMIAICSPARLAARRAAGLWDTPAGLLGEPLLYHSNGMDNWTRWFEAADVRRDGLKLAGGFDQVSILVRAVMADMGIAVLQRCLLQDDLQSGRVAAPFPDLRIAISRGYHLCAPPQRRDHYALACFRQWLLDTARQDPDNTAPAAGTAV encoded by the coding sequence ATGCGCCTGCACTCGCCGTCCATGTCCGAGCTGCACGCCTTCATGACGGCCGCGCGGCTGGGCAGTTTCACCCTGGCGGCCGAGACCCTGTGCGTGACCCAGGGCGCCGTCAGCCGCGCCATCGCGCGGCTCGAAGCGCATTTCGGCCAGCCGCTGATGCGCCGCAACGCCCACGGCCTGACCCTGACCGAGACCGGCCGCAAGCTCTATGAAGGCGGCCAGGCGCCGCTTCAGGCCATCGAGGCGCTCAGCGCCGAACTGCGCGCCGATGACCGCCGCCTGCGGTTGACCCTGTCCAGCGTGCCGACCCTGGCCAGCGCCTGGCTGGTGCCGCGCCTGCCCGACTTCCACCGACGCCATCCCGACATCCAGCTGGGCTTCGCGGCCTATCGCCGCAACGAGGATTTTTCCGGCGCCACGCCCGACGCCAGCATCCTTTCCGGAGAAACCGGCCAATGGCCCGGTTGGCAGGCGGACTACGTGATCGGCCGGGAAATGATCGCCATCTGCAGCCCCGCCCGGCTGGCGGCGCGGCGCGCTGCCGGCCTGTGGGACACCCCCGCGGGGCTGCTCGGCGAACCATTGCTGTACCACTCCAACGGCATGGACAACTGGACCCGCTGGTTCGAGGCCGCCGACGTGCGCCGCGACGGCCTCAAGCTGGCCGGCGGTTTCGACCAGGTCAGCATCCTGGTCCGCGCCGTCATGGCCGACATGGGCATCGCCGTGCTGCAGCGCTGCCTGCTGCAGGACGACCTGCAGAGCGGCCGCGTCGCCGCGCCCTTCCCCGACCTGCGCATCGCCATCTCGCGCGGCTACCATCTGTGCGCGCCGCCCCAGCGTCGCGACCACTACGCACTGGCCTGTTTCCGGCAATGGTTGCTGGACACCGCCCGCCAGGATCCCGACAACACCGCGCCGGCCGCCGGCACAGCCGTGTAA
- a CDS encoding Bug family tripartite tricarboxylate transporter substrate binding protein has translation MSRRFFGCSARIALAGVCAALSFAGPAQAADYPSRPIKLVVPFAAGGSTDIVARLVAEYAGRDLKQTIVVENKAGAGGSLGMEQVARSTPDGYTIGMATMSTHGSNPAVYRKMNYDPLKDFEPVANVLAVPSIFAINPQVPAKNMAEFVALAKGQADKYSFASPGVGSLGHVNIENFMMLAGIKLLHVPYRGAGPALNDVMGGQVDAITDNLSSTLPQVLGGKLRPLAVLGAERSPLLPDVPTYIELGYPDMGTGGWFGLVAPAGTPPAVIERLNQAVRAAMQDPEFRKKAEDVGGTLMPTTPQEFKTQIEQALARYAKVAKAANIQAD, from the coding sequence ATGTCCCGCCGCTTTTTCGGCTGTTCCGCGCGCATCGCGCTCGCCGGCGTCTGCGCCGCGCTGTCCTTTGCCGGTCCGGCGCAAGCCGCCGACTATCCCTCCCGCCCCATCAAGCTGGTGGTGCCGTTCGCCGCGGGCGGTTCGACCGACATCGTGGCGCGCCTGGTGGCCGAGTACGCCGGCCGCGACCTGAAGCAGACCATCGTGGTCGAGAACAAGGCCGGCGCGGGCGGTTCGCTTGGCATGGAACAGGTGGCGCGCTCGACCCCCGACGGCTACACCATCGGCATGGCGACGATGAGCACGCACGGGTCGAATCCGGCGGTCTATCGCAAGATGAACTATGACCCGCTCAAGGACTTCGAGCCGGTGGCCAACGTGCTGGCCGTGCCCAGTATCTTCGCGATCAATCCGCAGGTCCCCGCCAAGAACATGGCCGAGTTCGTCGCGCTGGCCAAGGGGCAGGCGGACAAGTACAGCTTTGCCTCGCCGGGCGTGGGCTCGCTGGGCCACGTGAACATCGAGAACTTCATGATGCTGGCCGGCATCAAGCTGCTGCACGTGCCGTACCGCGGCGCCGGTCCGGCGCTCAATGACGTGATGGGCGGGCAGGTGGACGCCATCACCGACAACCTGTCCTCGACCCTGCCGCAGGTGCTGGGCGGCAAGCTGCGGCCGCTGGCGGTGCTGGGCGCCGAACGCTCGCCGCTGCTGCCGGACGTGCCGACCTATATCGAACTGGGCTACCCCGACATGGGCACGGGCGGCTGGTTCGGCCTGGTGGCGCCGGCCGGCACGCCGCCGGCGGTGATCGAGCGCCTGAACCAGGCGGTGCGCGCGGCGATGCAGGATCCGGAGTTCCGCAAGAAGGCCGAGGACGTCGGTGGTACGCTGATGCCGACCACGCCGCAGGAATTCAAGACGCAGATCGAACAGGCCCTGGCGCGCTACGCCAAAGTCGCCAAGGCCGCCAACATCCAGGCTGACTGA
- a CDS encoding N-formylglutamate amidohydrolase: MTNADFQAVSVHAPTAPALPLVCDSPHSGEQYPADFGAAASLAQLRQGEDTHVDALWSAAPALGATLVAAHFPRVYIDPNRTLRDLDPELLAEPWPEPLDPGEKTRLGKGLIWRRMDKATPIYDRKLSLAEVRHRIQAYYEPYHAALAQAIESAQRDFGAVWHLNLHSMPNDAYERLGRESAHPLADFVLGDRDGTTCEPEFIALIETALRDRGYAVARNDPYKGVQLIAQIGQPALNRHSLQVEIRRPLYMDEATRERNAGFESLRADLSQVLAQVAQYVRARMSAISSTK; the protein is encoded by the coding sequence ATGACGAACGCCGACTTCCAAGCCGTTTCCGTGCATGCCCCGACCGCGCCGGCCCTGCCGCTGGTGTGTGACTCGCCGCACAGTGGCGAGCAATACCCCGCCGATTTCGGCGCCGCGGCCAGCCTGGCGCAGTTGCGCCAGGGCGAGGACACGCACGTGGACGCCTTGTGGTCGGCGGCGCCGGCATTGGGCGCCACGCTGGTGGCGGCGCACTTTCCGCGCGTCTACATCGATCCCAACCGCACGCTGCGCGATCTGGATCCGGAGTTGCTGGCCGAACCCTGGCCGGAACCGCTCGATCCCGGCGAGAAGACCCGGCTGGGCAAGGGCCTGATCTGGCGCCGCATGGACAAGGCCACGCCGATCTATGACCGCAAGCTGTCGCTGGCCGAAGTGCGCCATCGCATCCAGGCGTACTACGAGCCGTATCACGCGGCGCTGGCGCAGGCCATCGAAAGCGCGCAACGCGATTTCGGCGCGGTCTGGCACTTGAACCTGCACTCGATGCCGAACGATGCCTATGAGCGGCTGGGCCGCGAGAGCGCGCATCCGCTGGCCGATTTCGTGCTGGGCGACCGTGACGGCACCACCTGTGAGCCGGAGTTCATCGCCCTGATCGAGACGGCGCTGCGCGACCGCGGCTATGCCGTGGCGCGCAACGATCCCTACAAGGGCGTGCAGCTGATCGCGCAGATCGGCCAGCCGGCATTGAACCGGCACAGTCTGCAGGTGGAGATCCGGCGTCCGCTGTACATGGACGAGGCGACCCGCGAGCGCAACGCGGGCTTCGAATCGCTGCGCGCCGACCTGTCGCAGGTGCTGGCGCAGGTGGCGCAATACGTGCGCGCGCGCATGTCGGCGATATCGTCGACAAAATAG
- a CDS encoding ABC transporter substrate-binding protein, with protein MNTNVQTRAHAARGISRRALLRAATAAGLAAPLGMLGSRVLAANGAPRTYKIAWSQTAVCQSPVSVALERGFFDKYNLKVERINFSGSTDQLLEAIATGHADGGIGMALRWLKPLEQGFDVKLAVGTHGGCMRLLTAADSPIKSVQDLKGRRVAVSDQASPVKNFFAIRVAQLGIDPESVDWRQYPQDLFGEVLRKGEVDAIAGDDPLIYTLREDNKLREIATNIEGDYENRTCCVLGLRGDLVRNDPESAAAITRAVIDAQRWTASNPDETARIFAPYVPGKVPAERVAAILRSHSHGHASTGGALREEIVGYAKDLKTIKVLSANLDINKYAQAVVPNVLG; from the coding sequence ATGAATACGAACGTCCAAACGCGCGCCCATGCGGCGCGCGGCATTTCGCGACGCGCATTGCTGCGCGCGGCAACCGCGGCGGGCCTTGCGGCGCCGCTGGGCATGCTCGGTTCGCGCGTGCTGGCGGCCAATGGCGCGCCTCGCACCTACAAGATCGCGTGGAGCCAGACCGCGGTGTGCCAGTCGCCGGTGTCGGTGGCGCTGGAGCGCGGCTTTTTCGACAAGTACAACCTCAAGGTCGAGCGCATCAATTTCAGCGGCTCGACCGACCAGTTGCTCGAAGCCATCGCCACCGGCCATGCCGATGGCGGCATCGGCATGGCGCTGCGCTGGCTCAAGCCGCTGGAGCAGGGCTTTGACGTGAAGCTGGCGGTGGGCACGCACGGTGGCTGCATGCGCCTGCTGACCGCGGCGGACTCGCCGATCAAGAGCGTGCAGGACCTGAAGGGCCGCCGCGTGGCGGTGTCCGACCAGGCCAGCCCGGTGAAGAACTTCTTCGCGATCCGCGTGGCTCAGCTGGGCATCGATCCGGAGTCGGTGGACTGGCGCCAGTATCCGCAGGACCTGTTCGGCGAAGTGCTGAGAAAGGGCGAGGTCGATGCCATCGCCGGCGACGATCCGCTGATCTACACGCTGCGCGAGGACAACAAGCTGCGCGAGATCGCCACCAACATCGAAGGCGATTACGAGAACCGCACCTGCTGCGTGCTCGGGCTGCGCGGCGACCTGGTGCGCAACGATCCCGAGTCGGCCGCGGCCATCACCCGGGCGGTGATCGACGCGCAGCGCTGGACCGCGTCCAATCCCGACGAGACCGCCCGCATCTTCGCGCCCTACGTGCCGGGCAAGGTGCCGGCCGAGCGCGTGGCGGCGATCCTGCGCAGCCACAGCCATGGCCACGCGTCGACCGGCGGGGCGCTGCGCGAAGAGATCGTGGGCTATGCCAAGGATCTGAAGACCATCAAGGTGCTCAGCGCCAATCTCGATATCAACAAGTACGCGCAAGCGGTGGTGCCCAATGTCCTCGGCTGA
- a CDS encoding ABC transporter permease, with the protein MSSADTLAVGALRGAPAAAQPWRLWKTGVAAAALWAAVGAVTLRWPNVEVGFTSWGYTREFGVAALVLAALLLLAAVAGAAHRRPVRALHRAGPWLLALAVAVGLWEVATAKLALLPSPFFAPPQSLIEVYVSDYKRLADSLANSLWLLANGFGLGAAAGFLTGVAIGWSRGLGYWVHPVLRFLGPVPSTALLPMAFFFFPSSWSAAVFLIALATWFPVTVLTWSGVAGVNRAYYDVARTMGASEWFLVLRVAIPAALPQVFVGLFMGLGASFSVLVAAEMMGVKSGLGWYLSWAQGWASYANMYGALIVMALVFSGLITLLFAGRDRLLAWQKGVVKW; encoded by the coding sequence ATGTCCTCGGCTGACACGCTGGCGGTTGGCGCGTTGCGCGGCGCGCCGGCCGCGGCGCAACCCTGGCGCCTGTGGAAGACCGGCGTGGCCGCCGCCGCCCTGTGGGCGGCGGTGGGCGCGGTGACCCTGCGCTGGCCCAACGTGGAGGTGGGCTTCACGTCATGGGGCTACACGCGTGAATTCGGCGTGGCGGCGTTGGTGCTGGCGGCCTTGCTGCTGCTGGCGGCGGTGGCCGGCGCCGCCCACCGCCGTCCGGTGCGGGCACTGCACCGGGCCGGGCCGTGGCTGCTGGCATTGGCCGTGGCGGTGGGCCTGTGGGAGGTCGCCACGGCCAAGCTGGCTCTGCTGCCCAGCCCGTTCTTCGCGCCGCCGCAGTCGCTGATCGAGGTCTACGTCAGCGACTACAAGCGGTTGGCCGACAGCCTGGCCAACTCGCTCTGGCTGCTGGCCAATGGCTTCGGCCTGGGCGCGGCGGCGGGTTTCCTGACCGGCGTGGCGATCGGCTGGTCGCGCGGCCTGGGCTACTGGGTGCATCCGGTGCTGCGCTTCCTGGGGCCGGTGCCGTCGACGGCGCTGCTGCCGATGGCGTTCTTCTTTTTCCCGTCGAGCTGGTCGGCGGCGGTGTTCCTGATCGCGCTGGCGACCTGGTTCCCGGTCACGGTGCTGACCTGGTCGGGCGTGGCGGGCGTGAACCGCGCCTACTACGACGTGGCGCGGACGATGGGGGCGAGCGAGTGGTTCCTGGTGCTGCGGGTGGCGATACCGGCGGCCTTGCCGCAGGTGTTCGTGGGCCTGTTCATGGGCCTGGGCGCATCGTTTTCGGTGCTGGTGGCGGCCGAGATGATGGGCGTGAAATCGGGACTGGGCTGGTATCTGTCGTGGGCGCAGGGCTGGGCGTCGTACGCCAATATGTACGGCGCGCTGATCGTGATGGCGCTGGTGTTCTCGGGGCTGATCACGCTGCTGTTCGCGGGGCGTGATCGCTTGCTGGCCTGGCAGAAGGGGGTGGTGAAATGGTAG
- a CDS encoding ABC transporter ATP-binding protein, which yields MVAAAQEAAARGAALAVRGVNHRFELDGAALPVLDDIDLEVRPGEFVALLGPSGCGKSTLLRLVAGLEPPAQGDLLADDEPIDGPSPSRIVVFQDPTLYPWRTVWHNVALGLQARGLLKTQRARVDDALQRVGLAAFGQAYPHQLSGGMAQRAALARALVNDPRILILDEPLGKLDSLTRIAMQSELVELWQRSGFTALLVTHDVEEALFMASRIIVLSERPARIKDEIVNDLPYPRHRGDPRLAELRRQALALLGLDATW from the coding sequence ATGGTAGCGGCGGCACAGGAAGCGGCGGCGCGCGGCGCGGCGCTGGCGGTGCGGGGCGTGAACCACCGCTTCGAGCTGGACGGCGCGGCGTTGCCGGTGCTGGACGATATCGACCTGGAGGTGCGGCCCGGCGAGTTCGTGGCGCTGCTGGGCCCGAGCGGTTGCGGCAAGTCGACTTTGCTGCGGCTGGTGGCGGGGCTGGAGCCGCCGGCCCAGGGCGACCTGCTGGCCGACGACGAACCGATCGACGGACCATCGCCATCGCGCATCGTGGTGTTCCAGGATCCGACGCTGTATCCGTGGCGGACCGTATGGCACAACGTGGCGCTGGGCCTGCAGGCGCGCGGACTGTTGAAGACGCAGCGCGCCCGGGTCGACGACGCGTTGCAGCGCGTGGGGCTGGCGGCCTTTGGCCAGGCCTATCCGCACCAGCTGTCCGGCGGCATGGCGCAGCGCGCCGCGCTGGCACGCGCGCTGGTGAACGATCCGCGCATCCTGATCCTGGACGAGCCGCTCGGCAAGCTCGATTCGCTGACGCGGATCGCGATGCAGTCCGAGCTGGTGGAGCTGTGGCAGCGCAGCGGCTTCACCGCCTTGCTGGTGACGCACGACGTCGAGGAGGCCCTGTTCATGGCCTCGCGCATCATTGTGTTGAGCGAACGGCCGGCGCGGATCAAGGATGAGATCGTCAACGACCTGCCGTATCCGCGCCATCGCGGCGACCCGCGCCTGGCCGAGTTGCGGCGCCAGGCGCTGGCCTTGCTGGGGCTGGATGCAACGTGGTGA
- a CDS encoding c-type cytochrome — MVSNAALALAALVAPAGMLACLAAARRRGDAITAGLPLPWLAALALAAVGGVLALGWQRVQGAPGLLGSRLGHLALAVAAVLLLAALVACWLHSRAPERAGQAWRRAGATVLAALALLATLLALAIAWQPAEALAIAHWPFTWRYDPDLPVGTHTWRRLGLAAGLTAAALALLVGALFARRGRLVWLTAAAGLLASASWPAPRMLLTEATATSYQRSPLVFSDRNLLQGARLYQSHCAACHGERADGRGPLAPGLPTWPSVLGAALFENRLEGELHWRLAQGGHGHAVGAQGGDGRSGSGLPGDRPAAAARVAGPPQALTADEIWQVLDYLRVHAYGVNGGAGMPAVPAPVVALSCRDGRAVTLAGLRGLPLRVVAAMPGAPPEPQDPRLLTVALTRGGPLPGDADCAAVDEDAWNAYALAAGLAPQGLAGAQFMVDRRGWLRARRLPGAAPAWTSADNVCGPGGRMENTTAQGLGALLLAMDRAPIGIPDTRRRQ, encoded by the coding sequence GTGGTGAGCAACGCGGCATTGGCGCTGGCGGCCCTGGTGGCGCCGGCGGGCATGCTGGCGTGCCTGGCCGCCGCGCGCCGGCGGGGCGATGCGATCACGGCCGGCCTGCCGCTGCCGTGGCTGGCGGCGCTGGCGTTGGCGGCGGTGGGCGGCGTGCTTGCGCTGGGCTGGCAACGGGTGCAGGGCGCGCCCGGCCTGCTGGGATCGCGGCTGGGGCACCTGGCCCTGGCCGTCGCCGCTGTGTTGCTGCTGGCGGCGCTGGTGGCTTGCTGGCTGCACAGCCGCGCGCCGGAACGGGCGGGGCAGGCGTGGCGCCGCGCCGGCGCCACGGTATTGGCAGCCTTGGCGCTGTTGGCGACGTTGCTGGCGTTGGCGATTGCCTGGCAGCCGGCGGAGGCGCTGGCAATCGCGCACTGGCCGTTCACCTGGCGCTACGACCCGGATCTGCCGGTCGGCACGCATACCTGGCGGCGCCTGGGACTGGCGGCGGGATTGACGGCGGCGGCGCTGGCCCTGCTGGTGGGCGCGCTGTTTGCGCGGCGGGGCCGGCTGGTATGGCTGACGGCCGCCGCGGGCCTGCTGGCCAGCGCCAGCTGGCCCGCGCCGCGCATGCTGCTGACGGAAGCGACGGCCACGTCGTACCAGCGTTCGCCCCTGGTGTTTTCGGATCGCAATCTGCTGCAAGGCGCGCGCCTGTACCAGAGCCACTGCGCGGCCTGCCATGGCGAGCGGGCGGATGGCCGGGGGCCGCTCGCGCCGGGGCTGCCGACCTGGCCGAGCGTGCTGGGCGCGGCGTTGTTCGAGAATCGGCTCGAAGGGGAGTTGCACTGGCGCCTGGCGCAAGGCGGCCACGGGCATGCCGTTGGCGCGCAGGGCGGGGACGGTCGCTCCGGCAGCGGACTGCCTGGCGACAGGCCGGCCGCCGCGGCGCGCGTTGCCGGTCCGCCGCAGGCCTTGACGGCCGACGAGATCTGGCAGGTGCTGGACTACCTGCGCGTGCACGCCTATGGCGTCAACGGTGGCGCGGGCATGCCGGCGGTTCCCGCGCCGGTGGTGGCGTTGTCGTGCCGCGACGGGCGCGCGGTCACGCTGGCCGGCCTGCGCGGCCTGCCGCTACGCGTGGTGGCGGCGATGCCGGGCGCGCCGCCGGAACCGCAGGATCCGCGCCTGTTGACCGTGGCGTTGACGCGCGGCGGTCCGCTGCCCGGGGATGCCGATTGCGCGGCGGTGGACGAGGACGCCTGGAATGCCTATGCGCTGGCCGCCGGGCTGGCGCCGCAGGGGCTGGCGGGCGCGCAGTTCATGGTCGATCGCCGCGGCTGGCTGCGGGCGCGGCGCCTGCCGGGCGCGGCGCCGGCCTGGACCAGCGCGGACAACGTCTGCGGGCCGGGCGGCCGCATGGAGAACACCACGGCGCAGGGCTTGGGCGCGCTGCTGCTGGCGATGGATCGTGCCCCCATCGGGATTCCGGATACGCGCCGCAGGCAGTAG
- a CDS encoding OsmC family protein, with the protein MSTLNEYLGQKREAVLARNARDPRTVTPVKLRAQVSAEGRSGVRRIRIRDHQVVSDSPADFAGYDLGPSSPELLLGSLGSCLTHIFLIKAAELELPLESLQVEIEGDLDPRGGKPGYEQVPFFPHNIRYTAHIVSPADEDAVRAVHEAVEQWCPILNLLKQPQPLEGSVRHTRSRA; encoded by the coding sequence ATGAGCACGTTGAATGAATACCTGGGCCAGAAGCGCGAGGCGGTGCTGGCGCGCAATGCGCGAGACCCGCGCACGGTGACGCCGGTGAAGCTGCGCGCGCAGGTCAGCGCGGAAGGTCGCAGCGGCGTGCGCCGCATCCGCATCCGCGATCACCAGGTGGTGAGCGACAGCCCGGCGGATTTCGCCGGTTATGACCTTGGGCCGAGTTCGCCGGAACTGCTGTTGGGATCGCTGGGCAGCTGCCTGACGCACATCTTCCTGATCAAGGCGGCCGAGCTGGAACTGCCGCTGGAATCGCTGCAGGTGGAGATCGAAGGCGACCTGGATCCGCGCGGCGGCAAGCCGGGCTACGAGCAGGTGCCGTTCTTTCCGCACAACATCCGCTACACCGCGCACATCGTGTCGCCGGCCGACGAGGACGCGGTGCGGGCCGTGCATGAGGCGGTGGAGCAGTGGTGCCCGATCCTGAACCTGCTCAAGCAGCCGCAGCCGCTGGAAGGCAGCGTGCGGCACACGCGGTCACGGGCCTGA
- a CDS encoding LysR family transcriptional regulator, translating to MLNPLWLKTFATAAGAPSFSEAARRLGLTQPTVSEHIRQLELALERRLFLRDTHSLALTSDGRSLLVHAEIILDAHERAERLFDAPRLRGRVRLGTSDDLAMGPLPDVLAAFRQAHPEVELDITIGVTSDLYRLLDDNGLDVMIGKRRRGDRRGQTLHKEALLWRVREGLRLAPDAPLPLILLREPSVTRTLALDALARAGRSWQIVCTSTSYAGCQAAARAGLGITVQPSHLSTAGLAAPAGALALPALPQVEFIVISAPAPNQPTRALTEILMRSSLT from the coding sequence ATGCTCAACCCGCTCTGGCTCAAGACCTTCGCCACCGCCGCGGGCGCGCCCAGCTTCAGCGAGGCGGCGCGCCGCCTCGGCCTGACCCAGCCCACCGTCAGCGAACACATCCGCCAGCTGGAGCTGGCACTGGAGCGCCGCCTGTTCCTGCGCGACACCCACTCACTGGCCCTGACCAGCGACGGCCGCAGCCTGCTGGTGCACGCCGAAATCATCCTCGACGCGCACGAACGCGCCGAGCGGCTGTTCGACGCCCCGCGCCTGCGCGGGCGCGTGCGGCTCGGCACCTCCGACGACCTGGCGATGGGCCCGCTGCCCGACGTGCTGGCCGCGTTCCGCCAGGCGCATCCCGAAGTCGAGCTGGACATCACCATCGGCGTCACCAGCGACCTCTACCGGCTGCTCGACGACAACGGGCTGGACGTCATGATCGGCAAGCGCCGCCGCGGCGACCGCCGCGGCCAGACCCTGCACAAGGAAGCGCTCCTGTGGCGCGTCCGCGAAGGCCTGCGCCTGGCGCCCGACGCGCCGCTGCCGCTGATCCTGCTGCGCGAGCCCAGCGTCACCCGGACCCTGGCGCTGGATGCGCTGGCGCGCGCCGGCCGCAGCTGGCAGATCGTCTGTACCAGCACCAGCTACGCCGGCTGCCAGGCGGCCGCCCGCGCCGGCCTGGGCATCACGGTGCAGCCCTCGCACCTGTCCACCGCCGGCCTGGCGGCGCCCGCCGGCGCACTGGCCCTGCCGGCGCTGCCGCAGGTGGAATTCATCGTGATTTCGGCGCCCGCGCCCAACCAGCCGACCCGCGCGCTCACCGAAATCCTGATGCGCAGCTCGTTGACCTGA
- a CDS encoding bile acid:sodium symporter family protein, with product MRRFLPDQFTLILIATVAFASFFPAVGKGASFMMVASNVAISLLFFLHGARLSTDAIVAGVKDVRLHALILGCTFILFPALGLALRAVFPGLLTPSLWLGVIFVCTLSSTVQSSIAFTSMARGNVPGAICAATASNLLGTVLTPLLVAVLLHRQGGGHGLADAGRILLQLLLPFAVGSLLRPWIGAWAQRNSRVLSKVDRSSILLAVYTAFSEAVAQGIWHAFPAIDLATMVLVNALLLGSVLLVTTWGSRKLGLSKENEITLVFCGSKKSLASGIPLATVLFGTSQMGIVVLPLMIFHQMQLMVCAVLARRYADRAEPTQAAEPARA from the coding sequence ATGCGCCGCTTCCTGCCCGACCAGTTCACCCTCATCCTGATCGCCACCGTGGCGTTCGCCAGCTTTTTCCCGGCCGTGGGCAAGGGCGCGTCGTTCATGATGGTGGCCAGCAATGTGGCGATTTCGCTGTTGTTCTTCCTGCACGGCGCGCGTTTGTCCACGGACGCGATCGTGGCGGGGGTCAAGGACGTGCGGCTGCATGCGCTGATCCTCGGGTGCACCTTCATCCTGTTCCCGGCGCTGGGGCTGGCGTTGCGGGCCGTGTTTCCCGGGCTGCTGACGCCGTCGCTGTGGCTGGGCGTGATCTTCGTGTGCACGTTGTCGTCGACGGTGCAGTCGTCGATCGCCTTCACGTCGATGGCGCGCGGCAATGTGCCGGGCGCGATCTGCGCGGCGACCGCGTCCAACCTGCTGGGCACCGTGCTGACGCCGCTGCTGGTGGCGGTGCTGCTGCATCGCCAGGGCGGCGGCCACGGCCTGGCCGACGCCGGCCGCATCCTGCTGCAGCTGCTGCTGCCGTTCGCGGTGGGCAGCCTGTTGCGGCCGTGGATCGGCGCCTGGGCGCAGCGCAACAGCCGGGTGCTGTCGAAGGTGGATCGCAGTTCGATCCTGCTGGCGGTCTACACCGCGTTCAGCGAGGCGGTGGCGCAGGGCATCTGGCATGCGTTCCCGGCGATCGACCTGGCGACCATGGTGCTGGTCAATGCGTTGCTGCTGGGGTCGGTGCTGCTGGTCACGACCTGGGGCAGCCGCAAGCTCGGGCTGTCCAAGGAGAACGAGATCACGCTGGTGTTCTGCGGGTCGAAGAAGTCGCTGGCATCCGGCATTCCGTTGGCCACGGTGCTGTTCGGCACCTCGCAGATGGGCATCGTGGTGCTGCCGCTGATGATCTTCCACCAGATGCAGCTGATGGTCTGCGCGGTGCTGGCGCGCCGCTACGCCGACCGGGCCGAGCCGACGCAGGCGGCCGAGCCGGCCCGCGCCTGA
- a CDS encoding Rieske (2Fe-2S) protein — protein MQDSRIAPEVRVCAATDLVNGGLGVKLPVTDSAGRTTAFFVRYQDRVHGYLNRCAHVGVELDWEGSFFTRAGDLIMCARHGATYQPDTGLCVGGPCKNGRLTVLAVEERDGAVYWQPSGKIQPLAAEG, from the coding sequence ATGCAGGATTCCCGCATCGCCCCCGAAGTCCGCGTCTGCGCCGCCACCGACCTGGTCAACGGCGGGCTCGGCGTCAAACTGCCGGTCACCGACAGCGCGGGCCGCACCACCGCCTTCTTCGTGCGCTACCAGGACCGGGTGCACGGCTACCTGAACCGCTGCGCCCACGTCGGCGTCGAACTCGACTGGGAAGGCAGCTTCTTCACCCGCGCGGGCGACCTGATCATGTGCGCCCGCCACGGCGCCACCTACCAGCCCGACACCGGCCTGTGCGTGGGCGGCCCCTGTAAGAACGGCCGTCTCACCGTGCTGGCGGTCGAGGAACGCGACGGCGCCGTCTACTGGCAGCCCAGCGGCAAGATCCAGCCGCTGGCCGCCGAAGGCTGA